In Desulforegula conservatrix Mb1Pa, the DNA window TTGAGAGCAGATATGTTTGCGGATGCTCCATTCAAAGAATGGGCAAGAAGTCTGGCCTCATTGAAAGAATCTTTATCCATAAGTTCCCTGAGATCTTTGGCCACATTTGTAAAATGCTTAGAAAAAAAAGAAGCAAGCCTGAGGTAAAAATCCATGGAATCCCCCAGCCTTTCCATACCGTCTTTAATGTCAAGCACCTGTGACTGAATCATTTCATTGTTTTCTGTTTTATTTGACATATTCATATCAGCTGCGGATTTGATGTTGTCTGCATCTTTCATATTCAGATTGTTCTTAAGAGCCGAAAAAAGAGCATTCCTATTTATCGGTTTCGTGACATAATCATTCATACCTGCGGCAATGCATTTTTCACGATCTCCCTGCATTGCATGGGCTGTTATAGCTATAACAGGAACGTCAAGCTTAAGCTCCTGCCTTATGATCTTGGTAGCTTCGATACCATCCATATCCGGCATCTGCACATCCATGAGAACAACATCATAGGATCTCTTTGCCAGGGATGAAATGGCCGCGACCCCGGTTGAGGCCCATTCAATCTTCGCTCCGGTGCTTTCCAGTATCTCGAATACGACTTTCTGGTTAATGGGGTTATCCTCAACAAGGAGAATATTGATACCGGCAAAGGAATGATTTTTCAGCGAAGAACTTTTAGTTTCATGTGATCTTTTAATGTTATACCCGAAAACTTCCATAAGTGTATCAAAAAGTATGGATTGCTTGACTGGTTTAAGAATAAACCCTTCTGAGCCGGCGTCTTTTGATCTTTGAAAGTCTGAGTCGCCGCCATAGGCACTTACATTTATGACACGCATCCTTGACCTCAAAGAACCATCCTTGAGTATTCTGGAAAGATCTATTCCGTCCATATCGGGTAAACCTACATCAACTATGGCTAACCCAAAAAAGTCCTTATTTCTTATGCTTTCATCATGGGTAATCATTGCCTGGGAAGCATTTGCCGCCATTTCCACCCTGAAGCCAAAGGAATCCATATAGCGTTTGATCACCAGCATTGTGGACGGATTATCCTCAACAAGAAGAACTTTCATGTTCTTCATATTTTCAGGAAATACAAGGCCAGAATCCCTCTCTTCGATATATCTGAAAATGCCGGTGAAGAAAAAACAACTCCCCTCACCAGGGGTGCTTTCGACCCAGATATCTCCATCCATCATTTTCACAATTTTCTTGCAGATTGCCAGCCCAAGGCCTGTTCCCCCATATTTTCTGGTCGTGGACCCATCAGCCTGGGCAAAAGCATCAAAAAGCCTGTCAAAGAGTTCGGGCTTCACGCCAATTCCGGTGTCCCTCACAGATACAAGCAGTTCAACGCTTTCAAAACCTCTACTCTTGACATTTAAGGAAACGCAGATTTCTCCTTCGGATGTAAATTTAAATGCGTTTGAAACAAGATTTATAAGTACCTGTCTGAATCTCAGTGGGTCTGTGAATATTTTTGATGGAACATCAGAAGATATGTCGATCACGAATTCAATATTTTTTTCAATATTTCTGCCTGAAAACATATCACAGACCTCATAGACAACATCCCTGACATGAAAATATACTGTTTCAAAGTCAAGCTTGCCGGCCTCTATTTTCGAAAAATCGAGGATGTCGTTGATAAGCCCAAGGAGTGATCTTGCAGAAGATCTGACAATATTGACATATTCCCTTTGTTTTCGATTAAGATCAGTCTCGACAGCAAGCTCGCACATGCCAAGTATCGCGTTCATAGGAGTGCGTATCTCATGGCTCATATTTGCAAGAAACTCACTTTTTGCCCTTACTGATGCATCAGCCATTTCTTTGGCTTTCTGAAGCTCCAGATTCATTCTTTTCAACTCTGAAGTACGCTCGTCCACCAGTTGTTCAGCTTCTCCATGGGCCTTCTGGAGGTCGTATTCAACTTTTTTACGTGAAGTTATATCTATGAGGGAGGCAATGCTTTTTGTAGTATCAGGGAGAAGACCAACCCTTACAAAAATATCCTTGATATTACCATTTACGTCAACAAACCTGAATTCATACTCGGAAGGGGCACTGGCCTCACAAGTTCTCCTGTTTCTGTGATATTCAGCCATCTTAGGCAAATCTGATGAATGAACAAAACTTGACCATTTCAATTTGCCCTCAATCTCTTCCTTGGGTCCACCCCAAAGTCTTACAAAAATGGCATTTGCCATGGATACGGTCATATCTTCTTCAATTATTATTGTTGCAGTTCCAGTGTTTTCGAAGACACTTCTGTACCTTGCCTCACTTTCCTGCAGATCCCTTGTTCTTGTCTTGTCTATATTTTTTATTAGCTCAATTCTGTAAACAAGGAGGTAAATATAAAAAATAAGAAAGATGCATATGACGAAAAAAACGATTGAAGCCGGATTATAGCCGAACTCGTTGAATCTCAAAGCAAACACGACTGGGGACAGAAGGCCGAGAAAAACAATCAGGGACTTGAGAATCTTCAAACCATGCTGAAGTCCGTTACCTATTACTGCAACCAATATGAAAATTGAGCAGGGCGGGGGCTGATACGGATCAAAAAGCCATACCATTGCTCCTGCAAAGATATCAACCAGACTGCTAAGGCTGACAGACAGATTTTTTCTTCTGGATGATAAAAAAAAGGCTATTATTGCATGTATCAGAACATACGATATTGCGGCAGATACTGCGGCAATTTTTGAAAAAAAGGGAGAAGGTCTGTCAAGTATGCCAATATAAATCAAAAGCAAAACAATGGCAGATGCCCTGACAAAATACTGTATATTCATCGAGTTTGTTTTATTGCGATGAAGAAAATGATCCAAAAAACTCATACCATGAATCCTGTATGCAAATCAGGCGCAATATACAGTAAAAGCCGCATCCTTTAAATGACACGCACCTGAAACTCTCATAAATTATAAGCTAACTCTAACGAAAACTTCATTAATCAGTAACTGTTATATTAATAGAGCATTTTGATCAATTCAACTTTGTAAAAAAAATACGGAATCCCCATAAATGCTGACAATGACTCAAAAAGCCCGATTACCGTCATTCCGGCGTAGGCCGCAATCCAGAAGCATTTGTAAATACCGGATGCCGGATTAAGTCAGGCATGACGCTGAAGGCCTGTATTGGAATGACGGAATCCGGCTGGTTTTTGTCCATATTTTGACGACTTCAGCCATTAAATTATATGGCTATGGTCAATTCTCAGTAATATATGAAAAGGTCATGGCCTGAACATTTGTAAGACTCTAAAAATATCAGTATTTTTGCCTACTAACAAAACCACAAAGTTTTTGCGGAGCTTTTTCCAAAAAGCAACCCGCCGGAGGCACCCTGCTTAACGTCGGATTATGGACAAAGGGCGTCCTAATCCGACCTACGCATCACCCTTATTTTGATAACAAATTAACCATAAAAGATACTTCTTAACTGAAAATCAGGCAGAGCCAGCTTAATTTATTACCAGGTATACTGATCTTTTTCTGCGACCCGGCCTTTTTGCGACCTTGCCGATTTGGTAACACCACCGAGCTTTATAAGGCCTTTCTATGATAACAATATTTTATTGACCGCAAACGGAGTATCCATTATGTTTCGATAAAAAAATTTAATTGTATGCAAGTTACAATTATTCTTTCCATAACAGCAATGGAGTCGAAATGCGCGGAGACAGAGCAGAGGCAATAGAAGCGGAATGTCCGAAATGCAAGACAACCCAGATTGTCTACATTCCAAAGGAAGAAATACCAATATGCCATATATGCAAAGTCAGAATGGTAATTAAAGAATTGCTTGATGAAGGCAAGAGTAGCTAATATTTTTTAAACATAGGGGAGATTTTTAAATGAAAAAGAACTGGATTCTTGGAGCAGTGACCTTGGTTCTTCTTGTTGCCGGTTTTGCAGGGATTTCAACTGCGGCAGACATCGAACTTGCAAAGAAATCAACACTCGAGGATATCATCAAACGTGGTGAACTAAGGGTTGGTTTTGAAGCCGGGTACATTCCTTTTGAAATGACAGATAAAAAAGGCGGATTTGTCGGTTTTGATATTGATATTGCAAAAGAAATGGCAAAAGCTCTTAAAGTAAAATTTGTTCCGGTGAACACTGCATGGGACGGAATTATTCCGGCTCTTGTAACCCAAAAATTCGACATAATTATGAGCGGGATGACCGTTACCCAGGAAAGAAATATTCAGATAAACTTTGCTGATCCATATATTGTAGTTGGTCAGACAATCCTTCTCAGCAAAAAACATGAAGGCAAGGTAAAATCCTACAAAGATCTGAATGATCCGAAATACACAGTGGTTTCAAAACTTGGTACAACAGGCGAACAGGCCACCAAGAGAGAAATTCCTAAATGTACTTACAAGTCTTTTGAAACAGAAGCAGAAGCCCTTCTTGAAGTTGTCAACGGCAAGGCAGACGCTTATGTCTACGACAAGCCAAACTGCGTTGTTGCCCTTGCAGAACAGGGATCTGACAAACTTGTTTTCCTTGACCAGCCTTTCACATACGAGCCTCTTGCATGGGGCGTACGCAAAGGCGATCCTGACTTCATGAACTGGCTGAATAATTTTCTCAGACAGATCCAGAACGATGGAACCTATGAGAGAATCAACAACAAATGGATCAAATCAACTGACTGGTACAAAGATATCAAATAGTTGATATTTTAATTATCAAACAGGCTGCCAGAATGACCGGGCAGCCTGTTTGATTTTTTTGGCTTAGTCAAACCCCGGAATTTTCCGGGCCAAGAGCAACATAAATACCAAAGGACAGAAAATGGCCTTTTCTCTTAATCCGGGCGCACAGGAAAAAAGCAGACAATATTACGTGATGTGGACCAGCGCGTTTTTTCTTGTAATACTTGGAATCGTTTTCAGCCTGTACTTTTCAACAAAACAGATTGATTATGTATGGCGCTGGAACAGAGTTCCCCAGTATTTCATATATCAGGACAATGTTGGCATTGCAGCCGAGTTACCCGGCGAAATCGGTAATATCGAAAACAAGGGCGAAAACTCAATCGTCACTTTAAAAACCGATGAAGGTTTGAAAGACTATACAGTACCGTCAAAGGGATTGCTTGTCAGCCAGGGAGACATGATAAAAGCAGGAGATATTCTTTCTTCCGTGAAACAATGGAAGCCAGGGATTCTTCTTGAAGGCATGTGGCTGACATTGGTCGTAAGCTTCATTTCGACCATAATAGGAGTAATAATCGGACTTTTCACAGGACTTGCGAGAATCTCCGAAAATCCTGCTCTCAAATGGTCTGCAATAACTTATATTGAAATCATCAGAGGATCACCTCTCCTCGTTCAGATATACATCTGGTATTTTGTTCTTGGAACTCTCACAAACTCGATGCTTGAAAAATACAGCGCAACAGGATGGAAAATCCCTCCTCTGTGGTTTGGCATAGCCTCAATGGCTTTTTTCACAGGCGCATATGTCGCAGAGATAGCAAGAGCTGGGATTCAGTCCATACACAGGGGACAGGTGGAGGCCGCTAGGTCTCTTGGAATGACGGCATCCCAGGCAATGATACATGTCATTCTGCCACAGGCGCTGAGACGTATCCTTCCGCCTCTGGCAGGGCAGTTCATAAGTCTTATAAAAGACTCTTCACTTCTTGGAATAATTGCTGTGAGAGATCTTACCAAGGCAACTAGAGAAGTTGTTACAACAAGCCTTCAGCCTTTTGAGCTATGGTTTCTATGCGCCCTGCTCTACCTTGTTCTTACGTTCGCGCTTTCAATTTTCCTTCAGTATCTTGAAAGGAGAGTAGTCTCAGCATGATAGAAATCAAAAATGTCATAAAAACATTTCGTGTACCGCATGAAGTAAGGGCTCTGAAAAGTGTCTCCTGTTCAGTCGTCCAGGGAGAGGTTGTGGTCATAATAGGCCCTTCAGGATCAGGCAAAAGCACCCTTTTAAGATGCATAAACCAGCTTGAAAGACCTGACTCCGGCAGCATAATCATAGATGGAACAGATATACTCAAACCAGGAACAAATATTAACAAGATCAGGGAAGAAGTCGGGATGGTTTTTCAATCATTCAACCTTTTCCCACACAAGACAGTTCTTGAAAATGTAATGCTCTCACAATTGGTAGTAAGAAAAAGGAGCAAGGCCGAAGCTGAAAAAAAAGCTTTGTTTCTCCTTGAGAAAGTTGGAATAAAGGACAAGGTCAATGTTTTCCCGGACCAGCTTTCAGGTGGACAGCAGCAAAGAGTGGCCATAGCCAGGGCTCTTGCCATGGATCCCAAGGTAATGCTCTTTGATGAACCCACATCGGCCCTTGACCCTGAAATGATCGGAGAGGTTCTGGACGTAATGAAGAGCCTTGCAAAAGAAGGCATGACAATGGTCGTGGTTACCCATGAAATGGGCTTTGCAAGGGAAGTGTCTGATAGAATAATTTTTATGGATCACGGACTCATTGTTGAAGAGGGAATCCCTGACAAAATATTCAATGCAGCAGAGAGTGACAGAACCAAACTGTTTTTGAGCCAAATACTTTAACCAGACATATTAAAAGACTGATCGCTTCCTTAAGGATTATGTTTTAAGGGGCATAAAAAATAAAAAAACAACCACCTGCCATAAAAGTAGGTGGTTGTTTTTTTCTGTCCCCCAAAGGGCAATTCTTAAGTCTGATCAGAACGTCTTTTAGCCGTAATCAGACATCGATCCGAATAAACACCCCATTATAAGCCACAGACTGTGGCTTATATTTGATCAGGCTCATTATATACTTCACATCGTCATAAATAGAACTTTTCTGTTAGATAAAAGGTCAAAGGCCGCTTTTTGAAAAAAGCTTGGCAAAAACTTTTCGGTTATGGGTTCTTTTGATCGAAAAACATATGTTCTCGACTCGTGATAAAAAAACATAAAAGTTTTGGGAAAGGTCTGGAAAACCCTTTTCCCAAAGGGTTTTCCAGTAATAATCCAACAACAGGCTTGCCATTCAAACGGCCTGACTTATTTCAAATGTTCAAGCTGTGACAGTGATGAGTATATTATATGGTCTATCAATTAAGATGGCAACGCAGGGCTCGGACTTTTTGCGAAGCCATCAATATTTCAAGCAGCCCGGCTTTTATTGAGCAGGGCTGTTGACCGTCACAAGACTTCCGACAATTGGCAGTGCCCCAGGCTCATTTTGGGGATCTGTCACAGCTCTTGCCACTATTATATAATTCCCTGGATCAGAAAAAGAATATGAGCATGAATTTGCAGATGAATATTCCTGAACAGTATTCCATGCGGTCGTATCATAGGTCGATGAGCCGTAATTACCGCAGTAAAAAAACTTGTAAGATATGGCGCTTCTGTCAGGAGTGGATGCATTCACAGATATACTAAAAGGAGATCCTGTAACAAGATCAGGCGTAGCTGTTGCTGTGTAACCGGATATATTGACCTGAGACGTACCGCCTCCAACAGAAATCATAGAACCGACAATAGGTAGCGCAGATGGTAAATTTGATGGGTCCGTAACTGCCCGGGCTACGACTATATAATTTCCTGAGCTGGGGAACGAATAGGTGCAGGAGTTTGACGTAGAATAATCCTGAACCTTTGTCCATTGAGTAGAAGAATACTCGGCTGTTCCGTAATTGGCACAATAATAGAACTCATAATAGACAGGAGCAGAACCTGTGGCAGAAGCGTTTACCGTGACTGTAACCGGCTCTGACGCCTGTATTGTCTGCTGGGATGACGAGATATTGTATCCGGTCACAGCAACGACAGGGCTGATACGGTTTACGGTTGTGCCTGAGCTTGAAAAAACAGCATCGGCAAGTCTCTGATGCGCCCTGGTCATGGGATGAATCATATCCCAGAAAAAATAATCCGAGGCAGGTTCATTATGCTCAAGGGTTCTGTTTCCGTTCGCATCATATTTCATATATGTTTCTGTGGTATTTGCAAATGCTCCGCTCGAAAGCTCAGCGTTGATATGACTGAAAACATCGAATTTAATTACGGAAGCGTCGGCATGGGAAGAGGCGAACTGATCAACAAGGTTCCACAGATACTGATTATACATGGTGCTCATCAAGGTAGCGACGGCCCTCATCTCTGATGATGAAGACGAAAATGCAGGGGCCTTGCCAATGTCAGGAAGATTCAGCACAAGAAAATTTCTGCCGCCTTTTTCATAGATATTTTCCATGGCCTGGACAGTAACTCCGGTTGCGCCTAAAATAAGAGAATCAGGTGATGTATATTTGGACTCTCCTCTGCTGTATTCAAGAAGATCATTTCCTCCGATCCATATGGAAAAAAGAGTTCCTGTTGAATCAATTACAGGGTTTGAGGCTAAATATGAATTAACCTGACCACTGAGACCAAGGTCCGGAAGAGCCCCGGAATTTATCATGGACTGGACACTTGAATTTTCGTGGCCTTCGGTCATGGCACCTGCTATTGCCCTGTCATCAAGATCAGAGTTCGTTCTTTTTTTTAGATAGTCAAGCCAAACATCTCCGTTGGACCAGGTCGTGAGCGCTCCGTTGGGATTTGACACAGGATCATAAGCTCCGATATATTTTTGAAGACCTCCGTGGTCACTAAGGCTGTCACCAAAAGCGACTATTCTGGGAAAACTGGCTGCGCCTGCGATGGCGGGCAAAAATAATAAAAAGCAAAGAACGGAACAGAACATGGCTCTTAAAAAACGATTTGGTAGAATTGGCATTCCTATCTCCTTTTTGACTAACAAGATCTGCAGATACAAATTGATCGGAAGTTCCGGAGTATAAATCCGGCCTTATAATGGCGAGAAACGCTGAATATTTATCATCAAAGCACTGTGATTTTCAATAGTAGATTGATTTTATGAAATAAGTATTTCTGTTTATATATCATAAATTTTGACAAAGTCTCATCTAAAGCAGATGGATCTTTAAAATCAAATAAACATTGATGGACTCGCAAAAAGTAAAAAAAGATCGACGCGTCATGCCGGACTTGATCCGGCGTCTTTGTATTCTCAGATGATTCTGGATTCAGGCGCAGGCCGGAATGACGAAAGTCGGACTTTTTGCGACGCTGTCAACATTCAATCATTAATGTGGCTCTGTCTTATTTTCAGCTTGAGAGCCTTCGGCGAGTCGCTTTTTGTAAAAATCTCCGCAAAAACGTTATGATTATGTCAGATGCTTGGAAAACAATACTTTCGTTATTTTTGTAAATCATTTTTTTCAGATCAGACAATCATACTGGAAATAGTGCATAGCCATTATCATTAATGTTTATTTTTAAAACTGTTCCATGGTATAAAAAAATAATAGCTGATCTTATAAGCCACACCATCTTTAACGCCCATAGTTCCGACAAATGTCTTTCCCGTCTTGTCAAGTTTCACGGACTTCAAAATTATTTACTCGCCATAAAAGCATATATTCAAAATGTTTTGTGGCTAAAGGCAAAGGTTTTGAATCATGAATCCTAAATACAAGTCTTGTCCCCAAAACTGTTTTTTCAGTATTAACAGTCTCATTCTGTTCATGTTTATTTTTATCTGCCTTGATTCTGCAATGGCCGGGCAAGGTAAAGGGAATGACCAGATCATCCATCAAATTAACATAATCGACTCATTGATGGATAAAGGGGATTTTAAGGAAGCCTCAATTCTTGCGGAAAAAACCGCTATAAGCTTAGAATCCCAAAAAAAACAAAAAATACGCGCCCAGTTTCTATGTATTCAGGCAGAAGCCTTGAGCTCAATGGGATTTAATTCAAAGGCTCTTGATATTCTGGATAAAGCAGGAAAAGAGGCGGTCAGTATTGATGACATGGACGTTAATACAAAGATTCATCTCCTGAAAGGATCCATTCTCATCCTGAAAATGAAAACCATCGATGCCAAGTCAGAGCTTGAAAAAAGCCTTGATCTGGCAGTAAAAACCGGGAACAAAAGGCTTGAGGCGCTGATATTCAATAGTCTGGGAAACCTTAATGTTGTTGATGGAAATTACGAAGGGGCCATAAGCTCATTTATCAAAAGTTCAGACCTTGCTTTAAGTGTCAGGGACAAAGTTTCATGTGTCAATGCCATGATCAACGCGTCTAAGGTTATGATTGATCAGGGAGACACAGGGAAAGCATATTCCTTACTTGAAAAGGCGCTGGCAGAAACCGAAAATCTTCCTGGTGACAGGGACAAGATATTCAGCATTCTCGCAATATCTGATCTTTCCAAAAACATCAGCTATACGGATCATGAACGCCAAGAAAATCTGAGCAAAAAACTCCCTTCACTCTACGACATGGCTTTAAAGATTTCCGAAAAAAACAGGGATCATATTGCCGCGTCATATGCTTTGGGAGGTCTTGGGTCTTACCACGAAAACAGAAAGGAATATAAAGAAGCCCTTGACCTGACCTACAAGGCAATTTTAAAGGCCCAGATTTCAGGCTCTGGGGAATCCCTGATGAGATTGCACTGGCAGGCTGGAAGAATAACAAAAGCAGTAGGTAAAAAGGATGAGGCCTTATCTGAGTACGAAAAATCCGTTTACTATATCAAAAAGTCAAGAAATGATCTTTCAGACGATTGCAGAAGTGGCAAATCAACATACAAGGACATCGTGGGGCCAGTCTATCTTGAGTTCGTCGATCTGATGCTTGAAAAATCATCAACAAGTGCCCAGGAAGAAAAGCAGACTCTGCTGAAAAAAGTCCTCGTTACCCTGGAAAGCCTTAAAACAGCTGAAATCCAGGATTATTTCAAGGATGAATGCATAACAGCAATGGAATCCAAAATATCTTCAACAGAGGCAGTATCCTCAAATACTGCTGCACTTTATCCTGTAATCCTTCCGAAGAGAACTGAGCTGATTCTAAGTATCCCCGGCCAGATTATCCAAAAAACTGTGAATGTTGATTCAGATAAAATGACTGAAACAATAAACAATTTCAGATCAAGACTTGAGAATTCCGGCAACTCGTATTTTATGAAGGATTCCAACAAGCTTTACGATTGGCTTATTCGTCCGATTGAAGAAATTCTTGAAAAGAATTCCATCAAAACAATAGTCATAATACCGGACGGCCCCATAAGGACAATTCCAATGGCTGCCCTTAACGACGGAGAGTCATTTCTGATCGAAAAATACTCGATTGTGACAACTCCAGGCCTCACCCTCACTGATCCTAATCCACTGGAAAAAAAAGGAATCAAACTTCTGATGGCAGGTCTTACTGAGTCAGTGCAGGGCTTTTCTGCCCTTCCGAATGTCGAAAAAGAAGTCGACTATCTGAACAAAAATTTCAAAAGCAAGGTACTTCAGAACGGAAAATTCACATCATCGAATATCGAAAATTCAATGGGAAACGCGCCATATTCAATAATTCACATAGCGACCCACGGTCAGTTTGACAGGAATCCTTCTAAAACCTTTCTGCTGACATATGACGGACGCTTGACACTGGATGACCTGGATAAACTCATAAAGCCAAGCAAGTACAGCGAAAATCCTGTTGAACTGCTTACACTCAGCGCATGCCAGACAGCGGTCGGAGATGACAGGGCCGCCCTCGGACTAGCTGGTGTCGCCGTAAAATCTGGAGCAAGATGCGCCCTTGCAAGTCTGTGGTTTATTGATGACGAAGCGACGTCCCGTCTCATTACAAGATTCTATGATGAACTTAAAAAACCCGAAATGTCCAAGGCCGAAGCCATCAGAATCGCCCAGGTCAGCCTTCTGAACCAGGATGACTTCAAACATCCGGCATTCTGGTCACCGTTTCTTCTCATAGGAAACTGGTTATGACTCTTTCATTTGTATTTTTCATTCAACATCTGACAACATCAATATCTGACTGATTAATGATCAGAATGGGGAAAATATGAAAAAAAACACATTAATCATGATTGTTCTGCTTGTTGTATTAATACCTTCTATTTCAGCATATTCAGACACAGGCAAAATAAATGTCAGAAAATTCGTATTCAGCGGGAATACCGCCTTTTCAGACAAAGAGCTTTCAGAAATATCCTCGGCTTTTGAAAACCGGGAACTGAGCTTAGGCGAACTTGAGGATCTGAGATACAAACTTAGCATGTTCTATATTGACAAAGGTTTTATAAATTCAGGTGTAATGATTCCTGACCAGAAAATGCCTGATGATAACGGAAATATCGTTCTTAAGATTGTTGAGGGCAGTCTTGATAAAATAGAAATCACCGGAAATGAGAGGCTCAGAAATAGTTACATAGAAGATAGAATAAGACTCGGAGCTGAACCACCATTAAACATGAACAAGATTCAGGAAAGACTTCAGATAATTCAGATCAATCCTCTGATTGAGACAATAAATGCAGATCTCAAACCTGGAATTGCTCCGGGGAAAGCAGACCTCGACGTAAAAATCAACGAGGCAAGGGCATATCATGGAGGACTGCAATACAGTAACAGTTATTCTCCGGGAGCTGGAAGCCAGGTTCTCGAAGCTTTTGCCTCACACGAAAACCTTACAGGCAACGGCGACACACTCGAACTCAAATACGGTTTTACAGAAAGCCTTTACGACTATTCAGGGTCATATTCCATTCCTGTAAGCCCCGAAGATACGCGTATAAGACTATCTTACTCAAGAAACTCTTCAACCCTTATTGAAGAACCTTTTGACGAGCTTGATATAGAAAGCAGAAGCGAAAACTATGAAATATCCATAACCCATCCTGTTTACAAAAAAATGGATTCTGAAGTCATATTAGGATTAATGGCAAAAAAAGAATACAGTGAAACCTATCTTCTGAACAAGCCATTCTCATTTTCAGAGGGAGTCATTAACGGGAAAAGCGATGTAAGCGTTATCAGATTCTCCCAGGATTTTGTCTCAAAAAGTGGCTATCAGGTTGTTGCCGCACGCTCATTATTAAGCCTTGGCA includes these proteins:
- a CDS encoding CHAT domain-containing protein → MNPKYKSCPQNCFFSINSLILFMFIFICLDSAMAGQGKGNDQIIHQINIIDSLMDKGDFKEASILAEKTAISLESQKKQKIRAQFLCIQAEALSSMGFNSKALDILDKAGKEAVSIDDMDVNTKIHLLKGSILILKMKTIDAKSELEKSLDLAVKTGNKRLEALIFNSLGNLNVVDGNYEGAISSFIKSSDLALSVRDKVSCVNAMINASKVMIDQGDTGKAYSLLEKALAETENLPGDRDKIFSILAISDLSKNISYTDHERQENLSKKLPSLYDMALKISEKNRDHIAASYALGGLGSYHENRKEYKEALDLTYKAILKAQISGSGESLMRLHWQAGRITKAVGKKDEALSEYEKSVYYIKKSRNDLSDDCRSGKSTYKDIVGPVYLEFVDLMLEKSSTSAQEEKQTLLKKVLVTLESLKTAEIQDYFKDECITAMESKISSTEAVSSNTAALYPVILPKRTELILSIPGQIIQKTVNVDSDKMTETINNFRSRLENSGNSYFMKDSNKLYDWLIRPIEEILEKNSIKTIVIIPDGPIRTIPMAALNDGESFLIEKYSIVTTPGLTLTDPNPLEKKGIKLLMAGLTESVQGFSALPNVEKEVDYLNKNFKSKVLQNGKFTSSNIENSMGNAPYSIIHIATHGQFDRNPSKTFLLTYDGRLTLDDLDKLIKPSKYSENPVELLTLSACQTAVGDDRAALGLAGVAVKSGARCALASLWFIDDEATSRLITRFYDELKKPEMSKAEAIRIAQVSLLNQDDFKHPAFWSPFLLIGNWL
- a CDS encoding ShlB/FhaC/HecB family hemolysin secretion/activation protein, with protein sequence MKKNTLIMIVLLVVLIPSISAYSDTGKINVRKFVFSGNTAFSDKELSEISSAFENRELSLGELEDLRYKLSMFYIDKGFINSGVMIPDQKMPDDNGNIVLKIVEGSLDKIEITGNERLRNSYIEDRIRLGAEPPLNMNKIQERLQIIQINPLIETINADLKPGIAPGKADLDVKINEARAYHGGLQYSNSYSPGAGSQVLEAFASHENLTGNGDTLELKYGFTESLYDYSGSYSIPVSPEDTRIRLSYSRNSSTLIEEPFDELDIESRSENYEISITHPVYKKMDSEVILGLMAKKEYSETYLLNKPFSFSEGVINGKSDVSVIRFSQDFVSKSGYQVVAARSLLSLGINAFGSTDTAMAPDSQFLSWIGQIQWARQMEKLLNSQMIIRTDIQLAADALLPIEQFAIGGGKSVRGYRENQLVRDNGIVSSIELRIPLINLKIPGVSSNPEDGRLSLAPFFDYGAGWNTRRRSPGALNISSAGLGLRYDPSQYAHAHIYWGFAFRDIDTSDDDLQDDGIHFLVSCWF